TGGGAAAGGTCtggagaaagaaggggaaaaacgTTGAGACCATGGTATGCACAGACGCAGCATGGAGGGTATTCTGAATATTCAGCAGATACCATGGAGGATGCTCTGGGTATTCACTGACTCTGAAGATCAAAGTATATGCCATTTTATATTCctgttattttatataaaactgaaCTAATGGGGTGTCATTTCAAAAACACGCTACTCGTATTCATCATGGTATATGGTATTTGAAAGTGTTTGAAATTAGACCAAGACCAATGTAGTGTGATTTGGAAATGACACCCCTTCCTGCTCACCCAGTGTCTGAGTCCATGGTCTGCTCCACCTTCCTGCCTCCGTCCTGGAGTCCTCTTGCTCCTACAAGGTGTTGTCCCTGGGTGGAGGGTGACGGAGCACGGGGTGGCACAGGCGTCAGAGCTGCCTGTGACACAGGGACTTAGCAGCTCTTCATGCCTGCGTGACGCATGACAACGCAACGGGGAGGAAACCCAACCCTGTCCTTGTATTCCTAATGAGTGTCCTCTCTCTCAGGTGTGAGTGGCGTGTATGTGGTGCATAATTTACCTTACGGGCAAATCTCATTCTCTGCTATCACATTTCATTCGTGTGCCTCTGACATTAGATATAGAGAGCCATGCTACCCATATTTGCTACCTATGGCAAATTGTCTATCAGGCCTTCTCAGACGGTTGTTGTTAATGCATTCCATCAGCACGAAGAAttcctgttgttgttgttgtctaCATTTGCTGATTTAATTACACTATCAGCTTCAAAACCTGAAATGAGATTAGGTTCCTGTTACACCAGATGCTGTTCCAAATTTTGGCAGATGACTGTTTCCAGCCTGAGCAAGCTTATGGGCTGGGCTAATTACGTCGCAGAACAGCCTATAAATTTGCTTAAAAAACTCAATTGACCATTTGCATGTTAATTAGACTGGTACTCACTCTCTAGCAACAGCAATTAACATATagtgcatattttaaataaccagagaaaaaaattgttcccAGCATTGATAATgcttcctaaaagaaaaaaaaaaaaaaaaagtttactagCAACTTATTTTCAAATCTTTCTTTGCCTTGCTGTTTAATTCTCAAAGGTCACAATATGCTTGTATCTGTGCTAGTGAAATGAGCTGACATTATTATTGCAAAGCCTAGTCTTTAATTAAGAAGTTCTTGGAAATAAATAGTCTTTCTCTCTTCAGCCAGATCGTTCTAAAATGATAAAGAGTTATACAAGgcataaaatgaaatggcaatattttgtttagataaaacaatacaaatctacaaaagaaaagatactaaaaaataaaatctatggACTTTGAGGTTAGCAACTGGCTCTGATACAATCTGATAggtttgcattttgaaaatgaggtCATTATTGAGCAACCAATCTCCATCATTTTACAGCTCATCATCATTGTCATTTTACAATTTATAATTGCCTTCATTGCTTTTCAAAaccatggagaaaaacaaatacacagagGGATTGTGACAAAACCGGGCTATGTAAACATCAAAGGCAAGGAGCAAGAGGTGTGATTataaaaatgtcactgcttCAAAATGCAGTGACAGAAGAGGACAGCGATCATGGCTCCTTCCAGATCTGCCTCACCTGTTTGCCTTGCCACTGTAGCTACCAATAGGCTCGGTTCtacttctccctctctccattGTCCCAACCTGTTCTTTAGCCAAAAAGGAGATCTAGTAATCATCTCCTCGTAATGTGATAAACCTCCTACTGCAACATAGGCAGTGGTAACCCATCAAGGGAATGAGGCTCATCCActttcatacagaaaagaaaactataaaGACAGATTATGCCATGGGACTCCAAAAAGAAGTCGCCAATTGAATACATTTATGAGAGTAATCTGTTGAAGACTGGTAGAAAacatctcaaaaacaaacaaacaaacaaaaactgaccaaccaaccaacaaacaaacaaaaaaaaaccttcagtgaACTCAGTGGAAGTTCCCTTTCTCTATTGCTTTGGCTGCATtgagttcaaaagaaaaaggtgtcaatgaaagatgtttttaagaTACCCCTATGACATGATTCAGTTTAAGGCTTGCATTTCTATATAGCTAAATGTCTAAACTTCTATAACATGCCTTGCTTAAGCTAGATACCCCAAACATGGATGTCTGGTGCCATTTTAGATGCTCATATGTATTCCACCTAGCTCCCTGTTGCTACTTATCCATACTGAATGCCAGTCCTGTGTAGTCATCTCAGGTTCACTAAAGCATCTTAAGTGCCACTAGGCAATTGATTCATATCCTTAGATGTCCATTGACTACAGTCAGAGCTTAAATAGCCATTCTGGCTATAACTATAATCAGTTTAGACATTTACTGTAATTATAGACACCTACCTCTGCGCATTAAATTGAAGAGTCTTAATCTCAAAACTCGTCTCACAATGTTCATTATGTTATTCCACAATGGTAAATTAAAGATGTACTtcagattttgtatttatttctatggTAATTTAGCACCTGGATTTCTCTAATAGTCTgattctgcttctctctctttagCTTGGATTTGGGACCCTTACCATAGAAAGTCTACAGATGTATGCAATAGGGTTGAGGTTTTTACCTTCTGCTACAGCATGAGTAGAAAAGAGAAGCGtctttctttggtttctgtCCTAAGAAACAGTGAAGATTAATATAGCAAATGGAGGGAATATCAGACACTGAGAGAATGGAGTGAGATTGAAAACCACTCTAACTACAGACATAAGGCTACATAAATgtctcagtttaaaaatacagacaatTTATGGTCGGTCTCCATTCAGGACATTCCTGAAAATAACACTTAAGTGCTCTTTCTCTTTCGTTCCTCCAGATATATGCTtgagctttaaatattttgaatatatattttttttcctggctgagGTCTTAAGGGTATAGACAAACCATAAAAAGATTTGAAAGAATCAGATGTCAGAACAGATTACAACATACATAGCTCATTTTTAACTGATAGAGGAAATCCTTCTTGCCATGAAAAAAGCTTAGCAATATGATAAAAAGAGTGAAAAGGGCTTTACTATTTAGTTTACTTTATTACATACATACGTTAAAATATGCAGCTGAAATCACTTAAATCGCTTTAAAATAATCACTTTATTGCCCTGATTTCCTACAGAATATCTGTTGTGCAACCCCTCTCTTTTGTTCTTCTACACGTAGGCCTGATTCAACTGCCTACTGAATTtagtaaaaaattaattatgctTTTCAGCAGGCTGTTGGGTCTATGCTGGTCTCTTACTATTAGTTACATCCTTTCTGtagctgtttcttcttttagtgtttagaatcatagattctAATTCTAATCTAATTCTAATAATAGATTCTAAtatctgtttcttctcttaGTGTTTGTCACTCAGAAAATATGCAACTGAATATAAGATGACTAtaagaatgactttttttagAAGGCTGTTTCActgtaatttgaaaaatattaaaaactaataataGTTTTGCATACCATTAGcagaataaaaagataaaatctttACAGATGCTATTTATATGcctattcttcttttttttttttttttaatagaaaagttACTGCTgcttgctacattttttttctgataaaatattcataacaGTGAGGTGGAAAAGAACTCAATTATGTATAGTACAAAATTTTACCATGCAACTTAGTGTTGAACAAAGATCTCAACTTATCAGATGtctacagttttaaaattggCCTTATGGAATCACATAAACATAGctgaagaaaactgagaatCTACGCTGACATTTTATGCTCAGCACAAGAGCATAAGCAGATGTTATGTCCATAAGCAGACCCACTcactttggaaacaaacaaacaaacaaaaaagcatgtgGAATCTTAGGATtatcagggaaaataaattcaaagagcaacaaaaataaagtcataATGATTATTATCTAGAGTTTTAGTACCCTGTGCAGTTCCtgtcctcctctccccccttctTCTATTCCCTTTATGCAGTAGGATTGAAAATGATACAGAGAAGGGCAAAAAGCGTGTTCAAAGGTATGGAGCAGTCACCTTGCACACACTGATGAAACAGGTGAAGTTTCCATAGGATTGAATAGATACCACCAAAGAATTTAGGGTGTATGTCCCATTTGTAGCCTTCGGCTCGGGAGCATATCACTGTGGGCtaggaaaataatgtaaaaaatatcagactaattttgttttgtcttctgttattGGCCACTACCTTAGGTAGGCATTTGATCTCACCTGTAGTTGCATCCTTATGGTCTTTGTACTTAAAAACTGGCATACACCCTATGTAATTTGCTAAATCAGCACTATCTgctttgctaaaaaaaaaaaaaaaagcctgaattGCCTGtgaaaatatcttcagaaacaGGCAGGAACAGTATGGAAAAAGGACAGTCTTTTTTTGCAGCTGATTGCAACCAAGTTTCAAGCACTTGTCAGCATCACATAGCAAGCACAAGACCTTAACAAGGGAAGGTCATTCACAGAACAGCGTGTCTATTTAAATCTGGGATCTGCCCAAgccagatattttttaaaaaaaatagaaaatatgaaaaatactaGCTATCTGGATGTTAAAtaatattcatgaaaaatacTATGATATAGCCTACAATATTTTCTACAGTGTGTGCAAAAACCCTCGTCATTATTGGTACAAGTCTACTTTGGATGTCCTGGAACAAAGGATCCCATGAGTTAAGACTAGTTTCATGGCTTTCCTGAACCAACGGTAGGAAAACATGTAGATCAAGGGATTGCAGGCAGAATTAAAGTAAGCAAACCAAATTAGGATGTCAAACAGAACCGGGGGAGTAATGAAATCCAGAAGACTGTCTACCATGGTGTCAATAGTAAagggcagccagcacagcaggtAGATTCCTACAGCTACCCCAAGAGTCTTCGCTGCTTTCCTTTCACTCTTGGATGCTCCTATGTGTAGCTGAGACTCAAAACCTTTCTTCATGTTGCTTATCAACCTGGCTTGCTTGTTAgcaacagtaaatatttttacgTACAAAACTATCATTACGAAGCAAGGGAAGAAGAATACTGGGAAGTTCAGCCACCCCCAGAGCTTGTtgaacagcagctggcagctaCCAACACAGGGCTTATCTTGCAAAAAATGGCCCAGCCCTTCTGCAATGGCTTTAGTGTACAGGAAGACAGAGGTGTAGACCATAGGGActgcccaccccaccccaaTGTACATGCAGGCCACTCTTACGGTGAACTTGGTGGGGTAGAGCAAAGGGTCACAGATTGCACAATGCCGATcaatggaaatgaaacagaggTGAAATATGGAGGTGAGGCAGAAGAGCGTGTCTAGAAATGTGTGCAGCCTACAGAAGTCATCTCCAAAATACCAGCAACTGTCTACGGACCGGATAGTGCTGAAGGGCAGCACTGTCAGCCCCAGAAGCAGGTCGGCAAGGGCGAGGGACAGGAGCAAGAAGTTGGTGGGGGTATGCAAGACTTTGAAATGGGAAACTACGATGATGACAAGTAGGTTCCCAAGCACTGTGATCAGCGTGCCCAAGGCACAGGTCAGATAAATGGCCAGCTGGACCCCAAAGGGATGCAAGGTCTTGTAGCAGGAGCCGTTCACCTCATAGCACAAGGCGATGAGCAACCCCTCCTCAGCACCAGGGCCCTGGGCTGAGCTCATGGCACTCCCGGTGCCTTCCCCAGCTTTGCCACAGGCCTGGAAAAGCAGTTGGCTTCCAGCAGAGGTGCCAAATGActacctgcaaaaaaaaaaaaaaaaagataaaaatgcaggTTAGAGGGAGAGATGCCTTTTAATCAAATCCTTTTATTAAAGCTACTGGACCATTTccatattttgagaaaaaataaaaaataaaaaaaaaaatatagcttgttttatctgttttgtaTCTCTGTTGAAGCTTCAGATCAGTGTGTTCAATTTTGGCGgcatcatttttctgtatttttggcTTGATTTTCTTCCATCCAATAGTAGTAGTGCAGGCAATGCAGCAAATCCAGAGGTGTGTGAGTAATCAACAAGTAAAGAGAAGTTCTGccttagaaggaaaaatactgcGGAATAACAGGCATTGCAAACCAAAGCTCATGAGGCATTTTGAAGCTAAATTTAATATAATAGCACACTGATTCTTGTGAATTTTCCCGGAAATTAAGTTCCAATTTAGTTACAAATCTTTTTATTAAGTCAAAGTTGTGAAGTGGTTATTACAAAATAAGCAATATTTgattgcaaaggaaaaagctcTCAGAGCAAGTTGCTCGTGTTATAGTGTCTTAGCTATGGGTATATCCACTGAGGTgacaaaaaatattcagcaagacaaagagaaatattgTTATATGCCTTAAAGATTGCCATTGCTTTTTACTTATGACATTGCTATTTAAGTTTTATGTTTAAGTTATGTAAGTTTTAAATAGAGCTGTAAGAAATATAAGACATTAGTGGATTATAATGGATTATTCCGGTAGTCTTTTAATAAATCAGATAACTGAAAGGTATGATTTTTAACAGTAAGACAGCTGCAGTTAAAtacattacatttttcagtatgtattttttttccttgaaatgacTGATATAATAGCTGCATATTATCCTCACTCTTCCCATCCTTCCTAGCAGCAACAAAGCTTTTTAATCAGGAATACTTACAGtacaaaatctctttttgtGGTAtaggtgctgtgctgcagtgtaCTCAAATCCTCCTCTAAGTACACGTCTATTGTCTGAGTGGAAAGCGTGAGATCAGTCAACACCTTATATAAAGCAGATGGGGAGAGTGTCTCTATAGATGACTAATATACCTCAGGGGCAGAGAGACTTGTGTATTTGGcaaaaattgctgttttctaaaaagCAGTTCAAATGcatgctcagctgctgctgaatctCTGACTATTTATCTCAAGGTTTGtctgtgaattttctttcttaggaTGTCCCTGCAAGAAGATGCGGCTAACACCAGTATACCCTGGGGCATCGCTCACCTTCGCCCCATGGAAACCTCCCTGGCTAGCCTGGACATTAAAAATCCCAGTGCAAAAAGGTGTAAATTGGGCATAGTTCAAAATAGCACTGTGCTTAGTTGGAGACTGGCCATTTAACTTTGAAGAGAtgtgtttctcctttttctatttgcctgttttaataaatgagCATTTATGATAAGACCGTCAGAGGCTTTTGGATAGCTTTTGATACTAACAATAGCTTTTTTGTCCTGGGTGCTCTGACATCCTCATTAGTTTTCATTCTTCCTGTATTATATATGTAATAGAATATAATTCTCACTCAAACATTTTGTCATTCGAATTTGAAGTACAATTGTGACCTTGTCAAAATACTTACTCCCTCTAGCTAGCTAACCATCATGATGCTTCTGAAGTGATGATCATCACCCTGAAAGAGATGAGCATGTAACGAAAGAATCTCAGCTTGCCGTTCCTGCACACATTATTTGTTTgaattgctttgtgttttcatttgaattgctttgcattttccccctctcttttcATGTGGTCATGTGAAAAGAGACGAGTTCATGATTAAGAGAAGGCTCAGATGGTGAAAATGTAGGTCTTCACAGCTTGGAACAGGAAGAGCTTTTTAACCTGTATCAACTCTGAAAGAATGctatcataaaatgaaaaacagcaatcaTTCTCAAGAtgtcctttccccttcctctttcagACAAAATTTCTGGATATAACCTCAAACTGAATTCTTATTGAACGTACTACGCAACTTAGTAAtcagcaggaaaacacaaaaaaatatgaaaggaaaagagtaCTGTTTGATATGATTCAATCTCCTGCAGTGAAGACATGCATAGACAACTAtcttttttactgaaattgCTGTGCGTAACCTGTAAGATCTCAGTTCCTTCAGGTAACCTCGAAGTCTGCACTCCTTAAAATAGGACAAGGCAGTTTCGAAGGTTTACAGACTTTCTAGGATAGCCTTCATCAATTCCCCGTTGCCGTAAATATTTTTGCTCACAGCTTCAGAAAGAGTCAGTCTGTGATCCTTAAATAGAATATAATACAACGAGAAGGCGATGGGCTTACTACAATGGCCTCCATTGACCTAGTGAACCTAAACTCCAGTCTTCTAGCTATAACATCTCTCCTTCATCATGGTGAGCAGTGGTCATCCCTGAAGAAGTCAGCATATCATATATGAGTGTTTTACCATTACTGCAGATTTTTGGTAAGTGTAGGAATGTATTTAGTGTAAATACTCACCCAGTCCAGTTTAAAATCCTGCTAAGGTGCCATTCCCTGCAGACAGGGGTCTCCACTGGGTACTGCatgtactttttcttcatttttcttatacAAATAGCAGCATTTGGTCTTCAGTTTTGTAACAATGGAAAATTCTTGTCCACAGCCCTGACAAGAAATTGTTCCACCTGCTGCATACggttttatgttatttttgcttttatgctgTTTTGCTCTTGGTTATACTGGCCCATGTTCTGTCCATTCAAGTGCTCATGTAGAACACACCAGCAGTTTCAGAAATGGTACCTCTGTGATTTAACTGTGACATCTTCAAATGTATTACATGTGGAAGTGAAGATAGAGGGAGAAGAAGTCACTGGCATCTGTAACATCTTTGTCCAAATTAGTCTGTAAAAGGGTTAAACCCAAAGAGATTTTGGATTAGagaatgaataataataataaaagttattttagttGAGGAAGTTAATAAACAAAAAGTGaatatcttttaatattttatctgttttctttgaaatgaacaactcatatatttgttttattcgTGGATCGTCTTAACccaaaatatattgttttctttcagtttattgatcttgttattcttttattgtctccttttctctttgtgccaaatttgaagtgaaaaaacatcataataaatttttaaaagtccatTAAAAAGTTCATCATCTTCAAATACTTCctctcatcatttttttctgcccaaGCATTTTTGCTGAATGTGATGCCAAAGCACAATTTTAGTGAACTTTGTATTTTGCAATGGAGAGAGGAAGTGCAAAAGATATGACAGAACAACatcaaggccaggctggatggggcatTGAGCtacctggtctggtgggaggtgtcccaacccatggcaggggggttggaactggacgggctttaaggtcccttccagtccaAACCAtcctgattctgtgattctgtgaaaaaaaaaaaaaagtcaaaatactCACTTGACCAACTGAAAAAAGTTGTATGTGACATACTCTAGTTGAATAGTTCTCTGAAGAATTCATTAATAACAGGTCTTAAAGGTAGTCCCAGGACTGCAAAAGAGGACCGCAGGTATGACTGTTATAGCTCTTCCCCAGAGCTCCTAATTCCCTTTGCTGTAGTTTGCAGtgaacaaaacacatttcagttgGGAATAATCTAACCAAAACCTCTAATATGCTAATAGAGCCTGTTAATTcacattttagaagaaaaactaGAAACTTTAGATATCTGAAGCTGTcaaaaatggaagagagaagggaaatgagGTACTGTACTGCAAAGTAccagcagaacaaaatgaagaattaatacTGACATGAATGAAGAATTAATACTGAGATACAAGGCATCAAGAGTCCAGCCTGTGAAAAGCATCAAATGGCTTTCAAGTTTGTGGATGTGGCCCATGCAAAGCTGCCTTTTTGTTGGACAATTTTTTAGTGGCACAAAGTCAGCAGAGGTGACCAAACTCCTGTGGGCATGGGCAGCTCCTACAGCACTGGGTCGAGCAAGGAGCAGGAGAGCACGTGGCAGGTTGAAGAAAACTTCCCCGTCTCCTGTCTGCCCTTGGTTCAGTGCCTCTGCACAGCTCTGGCCTGCAGCCAGACAGCTGATCCCAGACCGGGCCGATATCGCTCGCTTCCTGCAATTTCCAccaaaggaagcagaagtgGCCAATATAATTACACACGATTTCTTCCTTGTTAGTGCATTGTGCAAGGCTATGGGGATGTTCTGGTCACGTACTGCTCCCTGGGCATCAAGCATCACTTTCATACCCTTCAGAAACACACGTTTTCTTCGTGTCTGACCTGGTAAGGCCACAATGTTGGTAGTTTTACTTGAATGAGATATTGTTTCCTCATAAATTGtcacaatgaggaaaaaaaaaaaaactcaacacTTTTCTGCCCACAATAACAATAGAAATGCCAGGTGTGCTGGATTGTTGGGGTCTTGCTTCCCCAAATAGGAGCATGCTCTTTTGATACCTACCCAACAGAGCAGCTGCATGACAGACACCTCACCATCACTTTGGTGTCCCAGCTGTGGGTAACAGGCACAGTGGGAAGACAGAATTGAAGTTTTGCCTATGAAACCTTTGACAAATATGACCCCATCACAaggagattattattattattattattattattattattattagtagtagtagtagtagtagtagtagtagtagtagtagtagtagatttacttcctttttttttaagtacttccTTTGTTTTAAGTTTAACCTGTATTTCCTCTGGGTAAATGTACCCACCTTCATAGATAAAGAATTTGATGAATAGCTATTTTTATTAGTGAAGGAATGCACATGGAGAGAGGCAATTGTTCAGATACTAGAACATCATACCCTAAATCAACCCCgatttacaatatttttcagttacagattgaaaaattgcatttataaaaaaaaaaaaaaaaaaaaaaaaaaaaaggctgaggttATTTTACTAGTGCTTGTAATACAATGTCTGCAGTCCTGTGACTAGATAAGGACTGTGGATtattttcatctggaaaaagtgttttggcTCCACTCTGTGCCCCTTGCTCATTCGGAAAGTTTGACTAAGAGATCAGCATGACTTGGTTGCTAATTTTCAGGCAGTGATATCTAAATAATTACCTCATGCAGCTTAAACTTGAGAGTTCACACTGGTCCGTGGGCACAATGGTTCCTCAGTGTCATGCCACATAGCTTGTGTCTCTGTGCACACAGCAGAGAATCTGCTTAATGTATCCTGTCTTTTTGTCAGTATGCTGGGTCATTTCCTAGCATCCAGACACATTTCCTAGGATATTGTACTATCTTGCTGACTATAAGTCCACCCGCAGGATACTTGATATTTTATCTGACAATATATGCAAGTATTGTAAAGATAAAAGAacccatttaaatattttcaaggtttTCTGAAAGTAATCCCAGGAGTTGCTAATTCATCTATAAAGGGTGTGACCTGGTAACCAAGTTTTTACGATgaggcagcagagagaaaactgtGAACACATGAGTCTGAATATTGACAATTAACCTGCCATGACAATTTTTGAagatttgttgaaaaaaaaaaaaaaggagaaaaaaaaacacacataaatgATGTAGGCAAAACTGAAATAGTGCAGCCAGGAGGCGGCATTGCGCAAATACTTAGGTGCTGAGAAGTTAATAAAAAGATGGACTACTGTAAGAAAGGCAGCTAACAAAAAAGACAAGTATCCTGTGAGTACAGGTAATGTTTCTCttactttgttctgtttgtCAGAGGAAACGTGTTTCTTGCATTTGATTATGATATGATTATGATTCGTGGagaatttttgtaatttttctggAATGTTTTCTTGCTGCAGAAAATATGGGTTTATACTTCTATCATCATTATGCCTGGAAAAGATTAAGCAAGGGGAGAAGCCAGCATTCTGCAGAATTTGTCAAGTATGAGAGAAACACAGAAGCTACTGCAGGCAATGGATGCCATATATTCTCCAATAATGTCAGTATTTAACTCAGAAAACCATGCTAAAGCCAAACAAGAATAGAACTAACTAGCTATCTAAGAAAATTACTTCCATGATAGGCATGGTCATTCTGGTGATGTAATGGAACGGGTCGAGCAAGGTATAATTATGGtcaagagagagaaattggaCAGAAAGGAGAGGTGCTACACACAGTTGCACCACAAGATGTTGCAGAAGAGACCGTGAAAGTACCAGCATGATTTGGTAGACCTGGCTGTACCTGGCTGGGCATAATGTGACTGTCAGAAAAAGGCGGGTATGGCCACAAAGCAGACCAGAAACTTAGAAATTAGTGGGAGTGTGGGTTGCTGGAAATGATGGCTGGAAGCAGCCACAGACGTATTTCCCCGAATGTGTACAGGACAGATCAACACACGTGCATGTATGCTGTAGCACAGGGGCAAAGCCCACACCTTGCATTTCTAGGCCCTAAATTgttaattgtattttctctttctaggCCCTAAAATCTTAACAATGTCAAAGCAGTGTCACCCAGTCTGTGAGCTCCAGATGGATGAAGTCATGATCCGGGAGTATGGAGAATTTGCTGAAGTAGTGCAACACAGCCAGtcctggggaagaaaaacagataaaacaaaattgcttaAACATTGAAGAACATGATCTGTTGGGGAAATTTGGggtgaaaaaatgtttctgagcaCATGATCCTGTCTTTGGATCAAATCTTGcctttcttgatttattttaaatatatctgtgtatcttcagaagtattttaggACCAGGTGTAGAGACAAATGTGACAGACACAAATGCAGGCAGGCACATTCTGTCACTCGGCATCTGAATTGGTGGACATAGGAACAAAATCTGTCTCTTAGCTCCGCCAGCATCAAGTACCTGCAGTGTACCTGAAGGTACACCTGCACCTGCAGGCTTCACCTTCCCTCTCCAGACTATGCCCCAGAGCACTCCAAGATAtcaataacaaaggaaaaagagtgCCAGCTTAGTGGTCTACATAGCTCTTAATTGTAGAATGAAACTAATTTTACAGTAGTTATTATTTCAGagtcctgtctttttttttttttttttttttttttttttttttttcctacagggCTTTAGTTGCTTCCATACAACTAGAGACAAAGTATTCCATCTAACCTGTCTATGCTTTATGTTCTCCGCAGCACttcaagctttctttttttctttacgcCAGTGTAGTTTCAGTTAGAAAAATATCCTGACTCAGAGCGAGACagcaaaatgtgtttaaatatcTGTTCTGTAATTAAAATCCAATGCTTCTTTGGTGCTCTTTTTCTAATTATTGTATTTTGGAGGAAACATGCAAttaaaacacaactgaaaacacTCCTTTCTCACAAGAATAACTGGAATGTTCTCAATTTATATATAGCCAAAAAGACTCATGGTTGTCTCTTGAGAACTTACACATCTTTTGTTATGTCAGTCTAATGCCTCATCAATGCTTTGTTGCTGCTTGCAGCCATGAAGACGGACACACAACCAATCCACTGggaagatcatagaatcatagaatcactaaggttggaaaagacctccaagttcacctggtccaaccatccgCCTACCACCAATGgcacccactaaaccacgtccctaagcaccacgtccaacctttccttgaacacccccaggcatggtgacaccaccacctccctgagcaacccattccaatgcctgactgctctttctgagaagaaatgtctcctagtttccaacctaaacctcccctggtgcaacttgaggccattccctgtagtcctatcactagttatctgtgagaagaggccg
The Cygnus olor isolate bCygOlo1 chromosome 3, bCygOlo1.pri.v2, whole genome shotgun sequence genome window above contains:
- the TAAR5 gene encoding trace amine-associated receptor 5; the protein is MSSAQGPGAEEGLLIALCYEVNGSCYKTLHPFGVQLAIYLTCALGTLITVLGNLLVIIVVSHFKVLHTPTNFLLLSLALADLLLGLTVLPFSTIRSVDSCWYFGDDFCRLHTFLDTLFCLTSIFHLCFISIDRHCAICDPLLYPTKFTVRVACMYIGVGWAVPMVYTSVFLYTKAIAEGLGHFLQDKPCVGSCQLLFNKLWGWLNFPVFFFPCFVMIVLYVKIFTVANKQARLISNMKKGFESQLHIGASKSERKAAKTLGVAVGIYLLCWLPFTIDTMVDSLLDFITPPVLFDILIWFAYFNSACNPLIYMFSYRWFRKAMKLVLTHGILCSRTSKVDLYQ